The following proteins come from a genomic window of Nostoc sp. TCL26-01:
- a CDS encoding XisH family protein, with protein MAKDIFHNAVKTALQKDGWTITHDPYQLRYGLVDVYIDLAAESAIAAEKEGRKIAVEVKSFAGGSTISEFHTALGQFLNYQAALDVSDEPERILYLAVPRDTYQTFLRFEPAKTVIEKYKVRLINYHPVLEVIEQWIE; from the coding sequence ATGGCCAAAGATATTTTTCATAACGCCGTTAAAACTGCGCTGCAAAAGGACGGTTGGACGATCACCCATGATCCTTACCAATTGCGCTACGGTCTTGTCGATGTCTATATTGACCTAGCCGCAGAATCGGCGATCGCAGCAGAGAAAGAAGGACGTAAAATAGCAGTAGAAGTAAAAAGCTTTGCTGGTGGCTCGACGATTTCTGAGTTTCATACAGCGTTAGGTCAGTTTCTCAATTACCAAGCTGCCTTAGACGTTTCCGATGAGCCAGAACGTATCCTCTATCTCGCTGTACCCAGAGATACTTATCAAACCTTTCTCCGCTTTGAACCAGCTAAAACAGTCATTGAAAAATATAAGGTGAGATTAATTAATTATCATCCTGTTCTGGAGGTCATAGAACAATGGATCGAATAG
- a CDS encoding XisI protein, with protein MDRIAEYRRIVCDFLQEFTIYDVQAQLIFDPVRDRYLVMHNEWRNESRIYGCAMQLDIIEGKIWIQHNSTEIFIDRELIQRGVDHKDIILGFRSPSVRKLLAEKN; from the coding sequence ATGGATCGAATAGCAGAATATCGGCGAATTGTCTGTGATTTTTTACAAGAATTTACTATTTACGATGTGCAAGCGCAGTTGATTTTTGATCCAGTGCGCGATCGCTATTTAGTTATGCACAACGAATGGCGCAATGAATCCCGCATTTACGGATGTGCGATGCAGCTAGATATTATCGAGGGGAAGATTTGGATTCAGCATAACAGCACTGAGATTTTTATAGATCGAGAACTAATTCAGCGTGGGGTTGATCACAAAGACATTATTCTAGGTTTTCGTTCTCCCAGTGTTCGTAAGCTTCTGGCTGAGAAGAATTAA
- a CDS encoding ion channel, with product MRFRLKRLSKKRPQRVHIKIQDGQFEIIGMGAWYSYWRDPYHLLLKIPWTGFVFLICLFYIAINLLFALAYSLGGDCIANARPGSFADLFFFSVQTLASIGYGAMYPKTVYANIIVTIEAMIGLMGIAVMTGLAFARFSRPTARVTFSRVAVITPYEGVPTLMFRTANRRRNLILEAHMRVYLMRDEITAEGQFIRRFHDLRLLRNQTPSFTLSWLAMHPIDELSPLYGMTAESLSQTNTNIVISISGIDETVAQVVHARHSYTPRNILWNSRFVDIFHHTDDGHRYIDYKYFHDVLPID from the coding sequence ATGAGATTTCGACTGAAGAGACTGTCAAAGAAACGACCACAGCGAGTTCACATCAAAATTCAAGATGGACAATTTGAGATTATTGGCATGGGTGCATGGTACTCCTATTGGCGCGATCCTTATCATCTGCTGCTAAAAATTCCTTGGACTGGCTTCGTATTTCTGATTTGTCTTTTTTACATAGCGATTAACCTCCTATTTGCCCTAGCTTACTCACTAGGGGGAGATTGTATCGCCAATGCTCGCCCAGGATCTTTTGCTGATTTATTCTTTTTTAGCGTGCAGACACTCGCATCCATTGGCTATGGAGCGATGTACCCGAAGACAGTTTACGCTAACATCATTGTCACCATCGAAGCCATGATTGGTTTGATGGGAATTGCCGTCATGACAGGATTGGCGTTTGCTCGCTTCTCCCGACCAACTGCGCGTGTTACATTTAGCCGTGTTGCGGTGATTACACCCTATGAAGGTGTACCCACTCTCATGTTTCGCACAGCTAATCGTCGGCGCAATTTAATTTTAGAAGCACATATGCGGGTGTATTTGATGCGTGATGAAATTACCGCCGAAGGTCAATTTATCCGCCGCTTTCACGATCTTAGATTGTTAAGAAATCAAACACCTAGTTTTACATTAAGTTGGCTAGCAATGCACCCTATTGATGAGTTGAGTCCCCTGTATGGCATGACAGCAGAATCACTATCTCAGACAAACACCAATATTGTCATTTCTATTAGTGGCATCGATGAAACGGTAGCACAAGTAGTTCATGCTCGTCACAGTTATACACCTAGGAATATTTTATGGAATAGTCGATTTGTGGATATTTTTCACCACACTGATGATGGGCATCGTTACATTGACTATAAATATTTTCACGATGTTTTACCGATAGATTAG
- a CDS encoding bluetail domain-containing putative surface protein produces MGFFSDFFDDVLGIDPNGGGIYSLFDDVLGIDPNGGGVFTFLKDLGVEADPQDFYDALNQAISDGLKFIIVYVTDIPINVDIKLFKNPNLFLGNDLINGGPANEIFYSRGGNDTISGFGGNDGINGGDGVDTAVYRGNRAEYHIVFYSNNFTHVSDSINRDGTDTLSNIENVRFADGTFSLAQIREMGARFSGLDGDDVVTGGAGSDFYIGGNAGNDKLFGLGGNDNLFGQDGNDTLNGGLGNDTLDGGDGNDTVILTGKSIEYKFDFSISGSLTITDTKTNRDGQDTLIGSEFIQFSDRNYRISELKDFEQFYRLINKDVDNEVKVGLINSGLQHYELYGKNEGRLTANDFNEQFYRLINQDVDAAIKAGTIPSGIFHYINWGYGEKRATNFQFDQAFYRLVNSDVDNAIKAGIQPSALHHYINHGYWEGRVTNLNFDEQYYRSNNLDVDRDIKAGILSSAIYHYINWGYREGRVAKFNAVNSNAPLRGTSNSDILQVSHGNNFLDGGIGNDTLVGGDGNDIMVGSLGNDTLYGGNGNDIAIFKGNLFDYSIVFFQDGFHVSDSIQGRDDTDFLKYDIEAVRFADGEYSLRWLQSFDSVYRQMYPEIDWSKYKSAFEYHLFKGKNEARLTLKDFNESLYRMIHTGVDQALREGTIPDAIHHLVNHGLSEGRASNFTFDEAAYRARYLDIDAEIKQGKIPSALYHYIIWGYREGRMATFVVNKNGKLFGGNGNDEIKGSQGNDTLLGAEGNDIIFSFNGNDFLDGGIGNDTMIGGLGNDTYVVDSTGDVVTETSTLATEIDTVQSSVSYTLGANLEKLILTGSAAINGTGNSLNNTITGNTANNILNGGAGNDTMIGGLGNDIYIVDATGDVVTESSTLATEIDTVQSSVSYTLSANLEKLVLTGSAAINGTGNSISNAITGNAANNTLNGAAGNDILSGRAGADILTGGLGADRFVYPDFKDSLLAAPDRITDFNPSGGDRIVVNTPTSLPTALFNAGIFSTASYSTLNAAAIAAYADVNPNLTGTQALAVKQAVFFGWNGGTYLSVNDSTAAFNATTDLLINVTGMTGTLATGALTPNNYFAL; encoded by the coding sequence ATGGGTTTTTTTAGCGATTTCTTTGATGATGTTCTAGGGATAGACCCTAACGGCGGCGGAATTTACAGTTTATTTGATGATGTTCTGGGTATCGATCCAAATGGTGGTGGAGTTTTTACTTTTTTAAAAGATTTAGGTGTTGAAGCTGATCCTCAAGATTTTTATGATGCCTTAAATCAAGCAATATCCGATGGTTTAAAATTTATCATCGTCTATGTAACTGATATACCAATTAATGTTGACATAAAGTTGTTTAAGAATCCAAATCTATTTTTGGGTAATGATTTAATTAATGGTGGCCCAGCTAATGAGATATTTTACAGTAGGGGAGGAAATGACACTATTTCTGGTTTTGGCGGAAATGATGGAATTAATGGTGGTGATGGTGTTGACACTGCTGTTTACAGAGGAAATCGTGCTGAGTACCACATTGTTTTCTACTCCAACAATTTTACTCATGTCAGTGACTCTATTAACAGAGATGGTACGGATACTCTGTCTAACATAGAAAATGTTCGATTTGCAGATGGAACTTTTTCTTTAGCACAAATCAGAGAAATGGGCGCTCGTTTCTCTGGTCTTGATGGAGATGATGTTGTAACTGGCGGGGCTGGTAGTGACTTCTACATCGGTGGTAATGCTGGTAATGACAAGCTCTTTGGGCTTGGGGGTAACGATAACCTTTTCGGACAAGATGGTAATGACACCCTTAATGGTGGTTTAGGTAATGACACCCTTGATGGTGGAGATGGCAACGATACCGTTATTCTGACTGGTAAATCGATTGAATATAAATTTGATTTCAGTATATCAGGAAGTCTAACAATCACCGACACCAAAACCAATCGAGATGGTCAAGATACTTTGATTGGCTCTGAATTTATCCAATTCTCAGATCGTAATTACCGTATTTCAGAACTTAAAGACTTTGAGCAATTCTATCGTCTAATTAACAAAGATGTAGATAACGAAGTCAAAGTAGGATTAATTAACTCAGGGCTTCAACACTACGAATTATACGGCAAAAATGAAGGTAGATTAACAGCAAATGACTTTAATGAGCAATTCTATCGTCTGATTAATCAAGATGTCGATGCAGCAATCAAAGCTGGTACAATTCCTTCTGGAATTTTCCACTATATTAATTGGGGATATGGAGAGAAACGAGCAACTAATTTTCAGTTCGATCAAGCCTTTTATCGTCTAGTTAACTCAGATGTAGATAATGCTATCAAAGCAGGAATACAGCCTTCTGCTCTACACCACTACATCAACCATGGCTATTGGGAAGGACGAGTCACAAACCTCAATTTCGACGAACAATATTACCGCAGTAATAACTTAGATGTTGACCGAGATATCAAAGCGGGAATTTTATCATCAGCTATCTATCACTACATTAATTGGGGCTATCGAGAAGGACGAGTTGCTAAATTTAATGCTGTCAATAGCAATGCACCTCTTCGGGGTACTTCTAATTCCGATATCCTGCAAGTATCTCATGGTAATAATTTTCTAGACGGTGGAATTGGTAACGACACTCTAGTTGGGGGTGACGGTAATGACATCATGGTTGGTAGTTTAGGTAACGATACGCTTTATGGAGGTAATGGTAACGATATTGCCATATTCAAAGGCAATCTATTTGATTATTCAATAGTTTTTTTCCAAGACGGTTTTCATGTTAGCGATAGCATTCAAGGACGTGACGACACTGATTTCTTAAAATATGATATTGAAGCAGTACGCTTTGCTGATGGAGAATATTCCCTGCGCTGGCTCCAATCATTTGATAGTGTCTATCGTCAGATGTACCCAGAAATTGACTGGAGTAAATACAAGTCAGCCTTTGAATATCACTTATTTAAAGGCAAGAATGAAGCAAGATTAACCCTAAAAGATTTCAATGAATCCTTATATCGTATGATTCATACAGGAGTTGATCAAGCTTTGCGAGAAGGAACTATTCCCGATGCAATTCATCATCTTGTAAATCACGGTTTGAGTGAAGGTAGAGCTAGTAATTTCACTTTTGATGAAGCTGCTTACCGTGCGCGTTATCTTGATATAGACGCAGAAATCAAGCAAGGAAAAATACCATCTGCTCTCTATCATTACATCATTTGGGGATATCGTGAAGGTAGAATGGCTACCTTTGTGGTTAACAAAAATGGCAAGCTATTTGGCGGTAATGGTAATGATGAAATCAAAGGGAGTCAAGGTAATGATACTCTCTTGGGTGCAGAAGGTAATGACATTATCTTTAGCTTTAATGGAAACGATTTCTTAGACGGTGGTATTGGTAATGACACCATGATTGGTGGATTAGGCAACGATACATACGTTGTTGACAGTACAGGTGATGTTGTGACTGAAACCTCTACCTTAGCTACTGAAATTGATACAGTTCAATCCTCTGTCAGCTACACTTTAGGCGCAAACCTAGAAAAATTAATCCTCACAGGTAGTGCTGCTATCAATGGTACAGGCAACAGCCTAAATAACACTATTACGGGCAATACTGCTAACAATATCCTCAATGGTGGTGCTGGTAACGACACGATGATTGGTGGATTAGGCAACGATATATACATTGTTGACGCTACTGGTGATGTAGTGACAGAATCATCAACTCTAGCTACTGAAATTGATACCGTCCAGTCCTCTGTTAGCTACACTTTGAGCGCAAACTTAGAAAAATTGGTTCTCACAGGTAGTGCTGCTATCAACGGTACAGGAAACAGCATCAGTAACGCTATTACAGGTAATGCTGCTAACAATACTCTTAATGGTGCGGCTGGTAATGACATTCTTTCTGGACGAGCTGGAGCAGATATTCTCACTGGAGGACTAGGTGCAGATCGCTTTGTCTACCCTGATTTTAAAGATTCTCTCTTAGCTGCACCCGATCGCATTACCGATTTTAATCCATCTGGAGGCGATCGCATTGTCGTCAATACCCCAACTTCACTGCCCACCGCACTCTTCAATGCTGGTATTTTCTCAACCGCTAGCTATTCTACATTGAATGCTGCGGCGATAGCTGCTTATGCAGATGTCAATCCCAATTTGACTGGAACCCAAGCATTAGCAGTTAAACAAGCTGTATTCTTCGGTTGGAATGGAGGGACTTACCTATCAGTCAACGATAGTACTGCGGCATTTAATGCTACCACTGACCTCTTAATTAATGTCACAGGTATGACTGGTACGCTAGCTACTGGTGCGTTAACTCCAAACAACTACTTTGCTTTATGA
- a CDS encoding heavy metal translocating P-type ATPase produces the protein MLYSQRFSQFTKEHADTLAALLCGVLLFFGWFALHLGWLGWALLLLPAAYVIGGYESAREGLTTLIKEKELDVDLLMIVAAVGAAGLGLWRREYHLIVDGAILILIFAISGALEGYAMQRTEKSIRSLMSLTPDTARMLHQGTEATIPISQLRVGDEIVVKPGEMIPTDGVIVSGYSTLNQAAITGESLPVEKTVGEEVFAGTLNGYGALKLRVHKPAASSLIQRVIRLVEQAQTQAPPSQQFIERFERGYAMVIVIAGLLLATLPPFIWGWDWETTIYRALTFLVVASPCALMAAIMPTLLSGIANGARQGILFKNGAQLEKIGKVRAIAFDKTGTLTTGQLQVSQVMSASKYTQADVLKTAATLESCSEHPIAQAIVQAASDLNWVRAVEVQAIPGQGIMGIADGQKIIVGNAAFMQEYVTQLPEELQTAAESLEHEGKTVIWVAQSRQIGYEVAGAIAVADMIRPEASATIAKLRQLGIEQIVMITGDNQRTAQNVAQTVGITQVFAELLPEDKLDVIRSLQKKYHTVAMVGDGINDAPALAQASVGIAMGVAGSDVALETADIVLMADRLEKIAVAMQLGRRSHNIIKQNIAIALGFIAILLIANFFGNINLPIGVIGHEGSTVLVTLSGLRLLR, from the coding sequence ATGCTCTACTCACAACGTTTTAGCCAATTTACCAAAGAACACGCCGATACTCTAGCAGCACTGCTTTGTGGAGTGTTACTGTTTTTTGGTTGGTTCGCTTTACATCTTGGTTGGTTAGGATGGGCGTTGCTACTTTTACCTGCGGCTTATGTCATTGGTGGCTATGAAAGCGCGCGTGAGGGGTTGACGACGCTAATTAAGGAAAAAGAACTGGATGTAGATTTGTTGATGATTGTGGCGGCTGTGGGTGCAGCCGGGTTGGGGTTGTGGCGTAGGGAGTACCATTTAATTGTTGATGGGGCAATTTTGATTCTCATCTTTGCCATCAGTGGCGCTTTAGAAGGTTACGCGATGCAGCGTACTGAGAAAAGTATCCGCAGTTTGATGAGTTTAACGCCGGATACAGCCAGAATGTTACATCAAGGGACGGAAGCAACTATTCCTATTAGCCAGTTACGAGTGGGAGATGAGATTGTTGTTAAACCAGGTGAGATGATTCCGACTGATGGCGTAATTGTGTCTGGTTATAGTACTCTCAATCAAGCGGCAATTACAGGTGAGTCGTTACCTGTAGAAAAAACAGTAGGAGAAGAAGTTTTTGCTGGCACACTTAATGGCTATGGGGCGCTGAAATTACGAGTACATAAACCAGCTGCTAGCAGTTTGATTCAACGTGTCATTCGTTTGGTAGAACAAGCACAAACTCAAGCACCACCTTCTCAACAATTTATTGAACGGTTTGAGAGGGGATATGCAATGGTAATTGTGATTGCTGGGTTATTGCTGGCAACTTTACCACCTTTTATTTGGGGTTGGGATTGGGAAACTACAATTTACCGCGCCTTAACTTTTTTGGTGGTGGCTTCTCCTTGTGCGCTGATGGCAGCAATTATGCCAACATTATTATCGGGTATTGCCAATGGAGCAAGACAGGGGATTTTATTTAAAAATGGCGCGCAGTTAGAGAAGATTGGTAAAGTGAGAGCGATCGCCTTCGATAAAACTGGTACTCTCACCACAGGACAACTACAAGTCTCACAAGTTATGTCCGCTAGTAAATACACACAAGCAGATGTATTAAAAACCGCAGCTACTTTAGAATCTTGTTCCGAGCATCCTATCGCTCAAGCTATTGTCCAGGCGGCTAGTGATTTAAACTGGGTACGTGCGGTTGAGGTGCAAGCGATACCAGGACAGGGAATTATGGGTATTGCTGATGGGCAGAAAATAATTGTGGGAAATGCTGCTTTTATGCAAGAGTATGTGACTCAATTACCAGAGGAATTACAAACAGCAGCTGAATCTCTGGAACATGAAGGGAAAACTGTTATCTGGGTAGCACAGAGTCGGCAAATTGGATATGAGGTAGCGGGTGCGATCGCTGTTGCAGATATGATTAGACCAGAAGCATCTGCAACAATCGCCAAATTGCGGCAGTTAGGGATAGAACAAATTGTCATGATTACGGGAGATAATCAACGAACAGCCCAAAATGTCGCCCAAACAGTGGGAATTACTCAAGTATTTGCCGAACTCCTACCGGAAGATAAGTTAGATGTGATTCGCAGTTTGCAGAAAAAGTATCACACAGTAGCAATGGTAGGCGATGGGATTAATGATGCACCAGCTTTAGCACAAGCCAGTGTGGGTATTGCGATGGGAGTCGCAGGTAGTGACGTAGCTCTAGAAACAGCAGATATTGTCTTGATGGCAGATAGATTAGAGAAAATTGCTGTAGCTATGCAACTAGGTAGGCGATCGCACAATATAATCAAACAAAATATAGCGATCGCTTTGGGATTTATTGCCATCTTATTAATTGCCAACTTTTTCGGTAACATCAACCTCCCTATCGGCGTAATTGGCCATGAAGGTTCGACAGTCTTAGTTACTCTCAGTGGTTTACGATTATTGAGGTAA
- a CDS encoding DUF1822 family protein, which yields MPKRKTFIIEGPQDELDEILALFEAGELNNLLDIKVLDVKMVSAEQLESEPATAALELDLYRVWLDSLWQKGLQPAVRSTQSTTGIKLIKFQDNSVELLITIGSLSPTEIQIFLQVRPLAGKGYLPVGLKASIFDEFGEIILEKSADAQSNILDITYGQRFTCELSDRFSVGLTLGNETIQEDFPG from the coding sequence ATGCCAAAACGCAAAACTTTTATTATTGAAGGCCCTCAAGATGAACTGGACGAAATTCTAGCTCTTTTTGAAGCTGGCGAATTAAATAACCTCTTAGATATAAAAGTTTTAGATGTGAAGATGGTGTCTGCTGAACAACTAGAATCTGAGCCAGCAACAGCAGCATTGGAATTAGATTTATACAGGGTTTGGTTAGATAGTCTTTGGCAAAAGGGATTACAACCAGCTGTCAGAAGTACCCAATCTACTACAGGTATCAAGCTAATTAAATTTCAGGATAATTCTGTAGAACTGCTAATCACAATAGGTTCATTAAGTCCAACAGAAATTCAAATATTTTTGCAAGTTCGTCCACTCGCAGGTAAGGGGTATTTACCTGTAGGATTAAAAGCCAGCATCTTTGATGAATTTGGCGAAATTATTCTCGAAAAATCTGCGGATGCTCAAAGTAATATACTGGATATTACTTATGGTCAAAGATTTACTTGTGAATTGAGCGATCGCTTTAGTGTTGGCTTAACTTTGGGAAATGAAACTATTCAAGAAGATTTTCCAGGGTAG
- a CDS encoding AbfB domain-containing protein, producing MKLFKLFPAVGITITLAAYSIVSNLQITQVLAQGIRGNYSFSSYNFPDRYIRHRNYLGYIEPVNDELGRKDATFRLRNGLANSKCTSFESINFPGHFLRHQDFRLKLARNDGSRLFQQDATFCQRAGVAGTGTSFESYNFPAHYIRHKNFELWIDPADGSDLFRKDATFIPQSALY from the coding sequence ATGAAATTATTTAAATTATTTCCAGCAGTCGGTATTACAATAACTTTAGCAGCTTATTCTATCGTTAGTAACTTACAAATAACGCAAGTATTGGCGCAGGGAATTCGAGGAAATTACTCATTTAGTTCTTATAATTTTCCAGATCGCTATATTCGTCATCGAAACTACTTAGGATATATCGAACCTGTCAATGATGAATTAGGAAGAAAAGATGCTACTTTTCGTCTTAGAAATGGATTAGCAAATTCAAAATGTACATCATTTGAATCAATAAATTTTCCAGGACATTTTTTAAGACATCAAGATTTCAGGCTGAAGTTGGCTAGAAATGATGGTAGTAGGCTATTTCAACAAGATGCTACTTTCTGTCAAAGAGCAGGAGTTGCAGGTACAGGAACGTCTTTTGAATCCTATAATTTTCCCGCACACTATATCAGACACAAAAATTTTGAACTTTGGATTGATCCTGCCGATGGTAGTGATCTTTTCAGAAAAGATGCTACTTTTATTCCTCAATCGGCTCTTTACTAA
- a CDS encoding UPF0175 family protein: MHILSLNYPDDLLITSGKSPQALEAELIFLLAVKLFELRRLSLGKAAAFCNMNKPQFMYELGRLQIPVINLDDDQIADELRDD; encoded by the coding sequence ATGCACATCCTATCCCTTAATTATCCCGATGACTTACTCATTACCTCCGGCAAATCACCCCAAGCATTAGAAGCAGAACTTATATTTTTGCTTGCTGTCAAATTATTTGAACTACGCCGACTATCGCTTGGTAAAGCGGCTGCTTTTTGCAACATGAACAAACCTCAATTCATGTACGAACTAGGGCGTTTGCAAATCCCTGTTATCAACCTAGATGATGACCAAATAGCCGACGAATTGCGTGATGATTAA
- a CDS encoding DUF3368 domain-containing protein — protein sequence MINSVIVADSSPLISLSIIAQLELLPQLYQRILIPPAVWDEVTVQGAGLPGSQAISQLSWLEIQTPEALILEPLSILVDRGEAEAIALAQSIPDSTVLLDDAQARRVAERLGIRRIGTLGVLRRAKKTGLILEVKAYIEQLRTNGIYIRSSLIDAVLRDVGEID from the coding sequence ATGATTAACTCTGTCATCGTTGCCGATAGTAGCCCTCTCATCTCGTTGTCAATTATCGCGCAACTAGAACTTCTACCCCAACTGTATCAACGAATATTAATTCCTCCAGCCGTATGGGACGAAGTAACAGTCCAAGGTGCAGGTTTACCAGGTTCACAAGCCATCAGTCAATTATCTTGGCTGGAAATTCAAACGCCTGAAGCCCTCATATTAGAGCCATTATCAATCCTAGTTGATCGTGGAGAAGCTGAAGCTATTGCTTTAGCTCAGTCCATTCCAGATAGTACAGTACTTTTGGATGATGCTCAAGCACGACGAGTTGCAGAACGTTTAGGAATTCGCCGGATTGGAACTCTGGGCGTTTTACGTCGGGCGAAAAAAACAGGTTTGATTCTTGAGGTTAAAGCATACATTGAGCAGTTACGTACTAATGGAATTTATATCCGATCTAGCCTCATTGATGCAGTGCTACGAGATGTCGGGGAAATAGACTAA
- a CDS encoding bluetail domain-containing putative surface protein, producing MHTDFNGDRIVLNDSIAAFNATSDLLINVTGMTDTIATGRSPTILIECGGDSLSERLRQRCLY from the coding sequence ATCCACACTGACTTTAATGGCGATCGCATTGTTCTCAACGATAGTATAGCGGCATTTAATGCTACCAGCGACCTGTTGATTAACGTGACAGGTATGACTGACACAATAGCTACTGGTAGGTCACCCACAATCCTTATTGAATGCGGCGGCGATTCTCTTTCAGAGAGGCTACGCCAACGCTGCCTATATTGA